A genomic region of Sciurus carolinensis chromosome 7, mSciCar1.2, whole genome shotgun sequence contains the following coding sequences:
- the LOC124988094 gene encoding histone H3 — protein MARTKQTARKSTGGKAPRKQLATKAARKSAPATGGVKKPHRYRPGTVALREIRRYQKSTELLIRKLPFQRLVREIAQDFKTDLRFQSSAVMALQEASEAYLVGLFEDTNLCAIHAKRVTIMPKDIQLARRIRGERA, from the coding sequence ATGGCGCGTACCAAGCAAACAGCCCGCAAGTCCACCGGCGGCAAGGCGCCGCGCAAGCAGTTGGCTACCAAAGCCGCCCGCAAGAGTGCGCCGGCCACCGGCGGCGTCAAGAAGCCGCACCGCTACCGGCCCGGCACCGTGGCGCTGCGCGAGATCCGCCGCTACCAGAAGTCCACCGAGCTGCTGATCCGCAAGCTGCCGTTCCAGCGCCTGGTGCGCGAGATCGCGCAGGACTTCAAGACCGACCTGCGCTTCCAGAGCTCGGCCGTCATGGCGCTGCAGGAGGCGAGCGAGGCCTACCTGGTGGGGCTGTTCGAGGACACCAACCTGTGCGCCATCCACGCCAAGCGCGTCACCATCATGCCCAAGGACATCCAGCTGGCGCGCCGCATCCGCGGGGAGAGGGCGTAA
- the LOC124988099 gene encoding histone H2A type 1-B, with protein sequence MSGRGKQGGKARAKAKTRSSRAGLQFPVGRVHRLLRKGNYSERVGAGAPVYLAAVLEYLTAEILELAGNAARDNKKTRIIPRHLQLAIRNDEELNKLLGRVTIAQGGVLPNIQAVLLPKKTESHHKAKGK encoded by the coding sequence ATGTCTGGACGCGGAAAGCAGGGCGGCAAGGCGCGCGCCAAAGCCAAGACTCGCTCTTCTCGCGCCGGGCTTCAGTTCCCGGTGGGCCGTGTGCATCGGCTCCTACGCAAAGGAAACTACTCCGAGCGGGTCGGGGCCGGCGCGCCGGTCTACCTGGCGGCAGTGCTGGAGTACCTGACGGCCGAGATCCTGGAGCTGGCGGGCAACGCGGCCCGCGACAACAAGAAGACTCGCATCATCCCGCGCCACCTGCAGCTGGCCATCCGCAACGACGAGGAGCTCAACAAGCTGCTGGGCCGCGTGACCATCGCGCAGGGTGGTGTTCTGCCCAACATCCAGGCCGTGCTGCTGCCCAAGAAGACCGAGAGCCATCATAAAGCCAAGGGCAAGTAA
- the LOC124988106 gene encoding histone H2B type 1-C/E/F/G/I: protein MPEPAKSAPAPKKGSKKAVTKAQKKDGKKRKRSRKESYSVYVYKVLKQVHPDTGISSKAMGIMNSFVNDIFERIAGEASRLAHYNKRSTITSREIQTAVRLLLPGELAKHAVSEGTKAVTKYTSSK, encoded by the coding sequence ATGCCCGAGCCCGCCAAGTCCGCTCCCGCCCCGAAGAAGGGATCCAAGAAGGCGGTCACCAAGGCGCAGAAGAAGGATGGCAAGAAGCGCAAGCGCAGCCGCAAGGAGAGTTACTCGGTCTACGTGTACAAGGTGCTGAAGCAGGTGCACCCCGACACCGGCATCTCCTCCAAGGCCATGGGCATCATGAACTCGTTCGTCAACGACATCTTTGAGCGCATCGCGGGCGAGGCGTCGCGCCTGGCGCACTACAACAAGCGCTCCACCATCACGTCGCGGGAGATCCAGACGGCCGTGCGCCTGCTGCTGCCCGGGGAGCTGGCCAAGCACGCCGTGTCCGAGGGCACCAAGGCCGTCACCAAGTACACTAGCTCCAAGTGA
- the LOC124988105 gene encoding histone H2B type 1-C/E/F/G/I — translation MPEPAKSAPAPKKGSKKAVTKAQKKDGKKRKRSRKESYSVYVYKVLKQVHPDTGISSKAMGIMNSFVNDIFERIAGEASRLAHYNKRSTITSREIQTAVRLLLPGELAKHAVSEGTKAVTKYTSSK, via the coding sequence ATGCCTGAGCCAGCGAAATCCGCCCCGGCCCCGAAGAAGGGCTCCAAGAAGGCGGTCACCAAGGCGCAGAAGAAGGACGGCAAGAAGCGCAAGCGCAGCCGCAAGGAGAGTTACTCGGTCTACGTGTACAAGGTGCTGAAGCAGGTGCACCCCGACACCGGCATCTCCTCCAAGGCCATGGGCATCATGAACTCGTTCGTCAACGACATCTTTGAGCGCATCGCGGGCGAGGCGTCGCGCCTGGCGCACTACAACAAGCGCTCCACCATCACGTCGCGGGAGATCCAGACAGCCGTGCGCCTGCTGCTGCCCGGGGAGCTGGCCAAGCACGCCGTGTCCGAGGGCACCAAGGCCGTTACCAAGTACACTAGCTCCAAGTGA
- the LOC124988101 gene encoding histone H2A type 1-B encodes MSGRGKQGGKARAKAKTRSSRAGLQFPVGRVHRLLRKGNYSERVGAGAPVYLAAVLEYLTAEILELAGNAARDNKKTRIIPRHLQLAIRNDEELNKLLGRVTIAQGGVLPNIQAVLLPKKTESHHKAKGK; translated from the coding sequence ATGTCTGGACGAGGAAAGCAGGGAGGCAAGGCGCGCGCCAAGGCCAAGACTCGCTCTTCTCGCGCCGGGCTGCAGTTCCCAGTGGGCCGTGTGCATCGGCTCCTACGCAAAGGAAACTACTCCGAGCGGGTCGGGGCTGGCGCGCCGGTCTACCTGGCGGCGGTGCTGGAGTACTTGACGGCCGAGATCCTGGAGCTGGCGGGCAACGCAGCCCGCGACAACAAGAAGACGCGCATCATCCCGCGCCACCTGCAGCTGGCCATCCGCAACGACGAGGAGCTCAACAAGCTGCTGGGCCGCGTGACCATCGCGCAGGGCGGTGTCCTGCCCAACATCCAGGCCGTACTGCTGCCCAAGAAGACCGAGAGCCACCACAAGGCCAAGGGAAAGTGA
- the LOC124988090 gene encoding histone H1.3 — protein sequence MSETAPVAPAAPAPAEKTPVKKKAKKAGAAAGKRKASGPPVSELITKAVAASKERSGVSLAALKKALAAAGYDVEKNNSRIKLGLKSLVSKGTLVQTKGTGASGSFKLNKKAASGEAKPKAKKAGAAKAKKPAGAAKKPKKATGTATPKKTAKKTPKKAKKPAAPAGAKKVAKSPKKVKAAKPKKAAKSPSKAKAPKPKAAKPKTAKPKVSKAKKAAPRKK from the coding sequence ATGTCAGAGACCGCTCCCGTTGCTCCCGCCGCGCCCGCACCTGCGGAAAAGACACCTGTAAAGAAGAAGGCGAAAAAGGCTGGCGCCGCCGCTGGAAAACGCAAGGCGTCTGGCCCTCCGGTGTCCGAGCTCATCACCAAGGCCGTGGCCGCCTCCAAGGAGCGCAGCGGCGTATCTCTGGCCGCGCTCAAGAAGGCGCTGGCGGCCGCGGGCTACGACGTGGAGAAGAACAACAGCCGCATCAAGCTGGGCCTCAAGAGCCTGGTGAGCAAGGGCACCCTGGTGCAGACCAAGGGCACCGGCGCCTCGGGCTCCTTCAAGCTCAACAAGAAGGCGGCCTCCGGGGAGGCCAAGCCCAAAGCTAAAAAGGCGGGCGCTGCTAAGGCCAAGAAGCCTGCCGGAGCTGCGAAAAAACCTAAGAAGGCGACAGGCACGGCCACCCCGAAGAAGACCGCCAAGAAGACGCCGAAGAAGGCCAAGAAGCCCGCGGCACCTGCAGGGGCCAAGAAGGTGGCCAAGAGCCCTAAGAAGGTGAAAGCGGCCAAGCCAAAGAAGGCTGCCAAGAGTCCATCTAAGGCCAAAGCCCCCAAGCCGAAGGCAGCCAAACCCAAGACGGCTAAGCCCAAGGTTTCAAAGGCCAAGAAGGCGGCCCCCAGGAAGAAGTAA
- the LOC124988123 gene encoding histone H2B type 1-C/E/F/G/I-like isoform X2, with protein MLLLLLLFIKISVMPEPAKSAPAPKKGSKKAVTKAQKKDGKKRKRSRKESYSVYVYKVLKQVHPDTGISSKAMGIMNSFVNDIFERIAGEASRLAHYNKRSTITSREIQTAVRLLLPGELAKHAVSEGTKAVTKYTSSNC; from the exons ATGCTGTTGTTGTTGCTCCTATTTATAAAG ATATCCGTCATGCCTGAGCCAGCGAAGTCCGCCCCGGCCCCGAAGAAGGGCTCCAAGAAGGCGGTCACCAAGGCGCAGAAGAAGGACGGCAAGAAGCGCAAGCGCAGCCGCAAGGAGAGCTACTCGGTCTACGTGTATAAGGTGCTGAAGCAGGTGCACCCGGACACTGGCATCTCGTCCAAGGCCATGGGCATCATGAATTCGTTCGTCAATGACATCTTCGAGCGTATCGCGGGCGAGGCGTCGCGCCTGGCGCACTACAACAAGCGCTCGACCATCACCTCACGGGAGATCCAGACGGCTGTGCGCCTGCTGCTGCCCGGGGAGCTGGCCAAGCACGCCGTGTCCGAGGGCACCAAGGCCGTCACCAAGTACACCAGCTCCAA CTGCTGA
- the LOC124988123 gene encoding histone H2B type 1-C/E/F/G/I-like isoform X1, which translates to MLLLLLLFIKISVMPEPAKSAPAPKKGSKKAVTKAQKKDGKKRKRSRKESYSVYVYKVLKQVHPDTGISSKAMGIMNSFVNDIFERIAGEASRLAHYNKRSTITSREIQTAVRLLLPGELAKHAVSEGTKAVTKYTSSKCILLLSSFMGNQHYNQWDG; encoded by the exons ATGCTGTTGTTGTTGCTCCTATTTATAAAG ATATCCGTCATGCCTGAGCCAGCGAAGTCCGCCCCGGCCCCGAAGAAGGGCTCCAAGAAGGCGGTCACCAAGGCGCAGAAGAAGGACGGCAAGAAGCGCAAGCGCAGCCGCAAGGAGAGCTACTCGGTCTACGTGTATAAGGTGCTGAAGCAGGTGCACCCGGACACTGGCATCTCGTCCAAGGCCATGGGCATCATGAATTCGTTCGTCAATGACATCTTCGAGCGTATCGCGGGCGAGGCGTCGCGCCTGGCGCACTACAACAAGCGCTCGACCATCACCTCACGGGAGATCCAGACGGCTGTGCGCCTGCTGCTGCCCGGGGAGCTGGCCAAGCACGCCGTGTCCGAGGGCACCAAGGCCGTCACCAAGTACACCAGCTCCAA ATGTATTCTGCTTTTGAGTTCTTTCATGGGGAATCAACACTACAACCAATGGGATGGATGA